Proteins from one Sabethes cyaneus chromosome 2, idSabCyanKW18_F2, whole genome shotgun sequence genomic window:
- the LOC128735231 gene encoding zinc finger protein 664-like codes for MHWRHSTRSVAGYMISVRHQQSAPVGVRVKMSAAAAAGAAEFASSAARDGDDEDVTALLANCDRDSAVWKEILVDNDLFDCSLENDDHQFVDFVRCQGDSVLDLIIGTEEGTPIAAEEIDGFSEDNCGKRKADSLCNGVENLLAASDASCNSDVLPMEGLDRIVRCMSETIGDDAFKCGVCLLRFKIKAHLIRHMLLKHRQETVHKSEKIYGRCRRCNEFFNTTAELEVHLRKAHRTTLFCDICLRLFNNKDQLKRHRRFHSGANPFACDVCNKQCQNSSHLHFHRRSHFVTNLGYRCPHCDKLFSSAGNCQKHVIRIHTREKRYKCLKCGEAFVYTRQLKIHERESHGFDAKFGPNGCQSCRLPFRTSEELQKHQKEFHYQKDRPHACDQCPSRFKQLGHLKTHKLTHSGSKPFACDLCDKRFLIGHDLKLHKQTKHSQERPFRCDQCERGFVAGYLLKQHQLKTHGVYGGSTKG; via the coding sequence ATGCATTGGCGGCACTCCACCCGGTCGGTGGCTGGCTATATGATTTCGGTTCGACATCAACAGTCCGCCCCGGTCGGCGTTCGCGTTAAGATgtctgctgcagctgctgctgggGCAGCTGAATTCGCTAGCAGTGCAGCACGTGACGGTGACGACGAGGACGTCACTGCACTGCTAGCGAACTGTGACCGCGATAGTGCCGTCTGGAAGGAGATCCTGGTTGATAACGATCTGTTCGATTGTTCGCTGGAAAACGACGATCATCAGTTTGTGGACTTTGTACGCTGCCAAGGGGACTCCGTGCTGGATTTGATAATCGGAACGGAGGAAGGAACTCCAATTGCAGCAGAGGAAATCGACGGCTTCAGTGAGGATAATTGCGGGAAAAGAAAGGCGGACTCGTTATGTAATGGGGTGGAAAACTTGCTGGCGGCCAGCGATGCCAGCTGTAACAGTGACGTATTGCCTATGGAAGGATTGGATAGGATTGTTCGATGCATGTCGGAGACGATTGGtgacgacgcattcaagtgtgGCGTTTGTTTGTTAcgatttaaaataaaagcacaTCTGATTAGACACATGTTGCTAAAACACCGCCAGGAGACTGTTCACAAAAGCGAGAAAATTTACGGTCGCTGCCGTCGCTGTAATGAATTTTTCAATACCACTGCCGAGTTGGAGGTACACCTAAGAAAAGCGCATCGAACGACTCTGTTTTGCGATATCTGTTTGCGGTTGTTCAACAATAAAGATCAACTCAAGCGCCATAGGCGCTTCCATAGTGGGGCGAATCCTTTTGCTTGTGATGTATGCAATAAGCAGTGTCAAAATTCTAGTCATTTGCACTTTCATCGGCGAAGTCACTTCGTGACGAATTTGGGCTACCGTTGCCCACACTGTGATAAGCTTTTCTCTTCCGCTGGTAACTGCCAAAAACACGTCATTCGGATTCACACCCGAGAAAAACGCTACAAGTGTTTAAAGTGTGGCGAAGCTTTCGTCTACACTCGTCAGCTCAAGATTCACGAGCGAGAATCGCACGGTTTCGACGCGAAATTCGGACCGAACGGCTGCCAGAGCTGTCGTTTACCCTTTCGCACGTCGGAAGAGCTGCAGAAGCATCAGAAAGAATTCCACTATCAGAAGGATCGACCGCACGCCTGCGACCAATGTCCGTCCCGCTTCAAACAGCTTGGTCATCTGAAAACGCACAAACTGACACACTCGGGAAGTAAACCGTTCGCTTGTGATCTTTGTGATAAGCGCTTTCTTATCGGGCACGATCTTAAACTACACAAACAAACGAAGCACAGCCAGGAAAGACCATTTCGTTGCGACCAGTGCGAACGGGGATTCGTTGCGGGTTATTTGCTCAAGCAACATCAGCTGAAAACTCACGGAGTATACGGCGGAAGCACCAAAGGTTGA